One region of Salinirubrum litoreum genomic DNA includes:
- a CDS encoding ATP-dependent DNA helicase: MRTEDLTGLPEGVPEALCDEGIAELYPPQAAAVEAGVTDGDSVVASVPTASGKTLIAELAMLSAVQRGGKALYIVPLRALASEKKAEFERWEEFGVTVGVSTGNYESDGEWLATRDIIVATSEKVDSLIRNNAPWIDDLTCVVADEVHLVDDRNRGPTLEVTLAKLRRINAGLQTVALSATVGNADTVAEWLDAELVQSDWRPIDLKMGVHFRNAVNFGDGSQREVQTDRSEKAESALVADALDETDDEGNRGSSLVFVNSRRNAESSAKRLASVTESRLTGDERADLAELAEEIRQVSDADTSDDLADVVAKGSAFHHAGLASEHRSLVEQAFRDRLIKVVSATPTLAAGVNTPSRRVIVRDWRRYDGDAGGMKPLDTLEVHQMCGRAGRPGLDPYGEAILLANDSETMDELFERYVWADPEPVRSKLAAEPALRTHLLATVASGFATTRDALLEFLDQTLYATQTEKSGRLEEVTDSVLDYLHANDFLDRDDGTLKATNIGHTVSRLYLDPMSAAEIIDGLEDGPRGTSKSASASRSRPAAAGSTASADGDEETAGFQTASELAGDATEDDSETDDADTADTGDEFTELGLYHLVCRTPDMYQLYLKSGDKTTYTELNYEHEDELLGRAPTEWQEAEFEDWLSALKTAKLLDDWASEVDEDRICERYGVGPGDIRGKVETAEWLLRAGEQLAQELDLPVVPVRRARKRIEYGVREELLDLAGVRNVGRKRARRLFEAGIESRVDLRDADKSVVLAALRGREKTAERILENVGRQDPSMETVEADSETAAEAAEADAGRDGQASLGDFG; the protein is encoded by the coding sequence ATGCGAACCGAGGACCTGACCGGCCTGCCCGAGGGGGTCCCCGAGGCGCTCTGCGACGAGGGCATCGCGGAGTTGTACCCCCCGCAGGCCGCGGCAGTCGAGGCGGGCGTGACCGACGGCGACAGCGTCGTCGCCAGCGTGCCGACCGCCAGCGGGAAGACGCTCATCGCGGAACTGGCGATGCTCTCGGCGGTCCAGCGCGGCGGGAAGGCGCTCTACATCGTCCCCCTGCGGGCGCTCGCCTCCGAGAAGAAAGCCGAGTTCGAGCGCTGGGAGGAGTTCGGGGTCACGGTCGGCGTCTCGACCGGCAACTACGAGTCGGACGGCGAGTGGCTGGCGACCCGCGACATCATCGTCGCCACCTCGGAGAAGGTGGACTCGCTGATCCGGAACAACGCGCCGTGGATCGACGATCTGACCTGCGTGGTCGCCGACGAAGTCCACCTCGTGGACGACCGGAACCGGGGCCCGACCCTCGAAGTCACCCTCGCCAAACTCCGGCGGATCAACGCGGGACTCCAGACCGTCGCGCTCTCGGCGACGGTCGGCAACGCCGACACCGTGGCCGAGTGGCTGGACGCCGAACTCGTCCAGTCGGACTGGCGACCCATCGACCTGAAGATGGGCGTCCACTTCCGCAACGCGGTCAACTTCGGCGACGGGAGCCAGCGTGAGGTCCAGACCGACCGAAGCGAGAAGGCCGAATCTGCGCTCGTCGCCGACGCACTGGACGAGACGGACGACGAGGGGAATCGCGGGTCGTCGCTCGTCTTCGTCAACTCCCGCCGGAACGCCGAGAGCTCTGCCAAACGACTGGCGAGCGTGACCGAGAGTCGCCTGACGGGCGACGAGCGTGCCGACCTCGCCGAGTTGGCAGAAGAGATCCGGCAGGTGTCGGACGCCGACACCAGCGACGACCTCGCGGACGTGGTGGCGAAGGGGTCGGCGTTCCACCACGCCGGGCTGGCCAGCGAACACCGGAGTCTCGTCGAGCAGGCGTTCCGCGACCGACTGATCAAGGTCGTCTCCGCCACGCCGACGCTCGCGGCCGGCGTCAACACGCCGAGCAGACGCGTCATCGTCCGCGACTGGCGGCGCTACGACGGGGACGCCGGCGGGATGAAACCGCTCGACACACTCGAGGTCCACCAGATGTGCGGTCGCGCGGGCCGGCCCGGCCTCGACCCCTACGGCGAGGCCATCCTGCTGGCGAACGACAGCGAGACGATGGACGAACTGTTCGAGCGGTACGTCTGGGCCGACCCGGAGCCCGTGCGATCCAAACTCGCGGCCGAACCCGCACTGCGGACCCACCTGCTCGCCACGGTCGCCTCCGGCTTCGCCACGACCCGCGACGCCCTGCTCGAATTTCTCGACCAGACGCTGTACGCGACCCAGACCGAGAAGTCCGGGCGACTGGAGGAAGTGACCGACAGCGTGCTGGACTACCTCCACGCGAACGACTTCCTCGACCGCGACGACGGAACGTTGAAAGCGACGAACATCGGCCATACCGTCTCGCGGCTCTACCTCGATCCGATGAGCGCGGCGGAGATCATCGACGGACTGGAAGACGGGCCACGCGGTACGAGCAAGTCGGCGTCGGCGAGTCGCAGTCGGCCTGCGGCGGCGGGGTCGACCGCGAGTGCCGACGGGGACGAGGAGACGGCCGGCTTCCAGACCGCGTCGGAACTGGCGGGGGACGCGACCGAGGACGACAGTGAAACCGACGACGCGGACACGGCCGACACCGGCGACGAGTTCACCGAACTCGGCCTCTACCACCTCGTCTGCCGGACGCCGGACATGTACCAGCTCTACCTCAAGTCCGGCGACAAGACGACCTACACCGAACTCAACTACGAACACGAGGACGAACTGCTCGGGCGAGCACCGACCGAGTGGCAGGAAGCCGAGTTCGAGGACTGGCTCTCGGCGCTGAAGACCGCGAAACTGCTCGACGACTGGGCGAGCGAGGTCGACGAGGACCGTATCTGTGAACGCTACGGCGTCGGGCCGGGCGACATCCGGGGCAAAGTCGAGACGGCCGAGTGGCTCCTGCGGGCCGGCGAGCAGTTGGCACAGGAACTCGACCTGCCGGTCGTGCCGGTCCGCCGGGCGAGAAAGCGCATCGAGTACGGGGTTCGCGAGGAACTGCTCGACCTCGCGGGCGTCCGGAACGTCGGCCGCAAGCGTGCTCGGCGGCTGTTCGAGGCCGGCATCGAGAGCCGGGTCGATCTGCGCGACGCGGACAAGTCGGTGGTCCTCGCGGCCCTGCGTGGACGCGAGAAGACGGCAGAGCGCATCCTGGAGAACGTCGGCCGACAGGACCCCTCGATGGAGACGGTGGAGGCCGACAGCGAGACGGCGGCGGAGGCGGCCGAGGCGGACGCGGGTCGTGACGGACAGGCGAGTCTGGGGGACTTCGGATGA
- the cgi121 gene encoding KEOPS complex subunit Cgi121, with the protein MRVVEGIAEVDDLDTFLAALDRVATEYGCTIQAFDARYVVDRTHLRRALDLADRAIARGENVARDRAVEVLLYAAGRRQIDESLTMGVAEGETPVVVVVADDPETGADVWSGADDDAAEAAAVAVAALLTPAETLGDYDESRVRSFFEVGDHELAATGATLAELVHERVALLDVSK; encoded by the coding sequence ATGAGAGTCGTCGAGGGCATCGCCGAGGTGGACGACCTCGACACGTTCCTCGCGGCCCTCGACCGCGTCGCCACGGAGTACGGCTGTACGATCCAGGCGTTCGACGCCCGGTACGTCGTGGATCGAACTCACCTCCGACGGGCGCTCGACCTGGCCGACCGGGCGATCGCACGAGGGGAGAACGTCGCCCGCGACCGGGCCGTCGAGGTGTTGCTGTACGCGGCCGGCAGACGCCAGATCGACGAGTCGCTGACGATGGGCGTCGCCGAGGGCGAGACGCCGGTGGTCGTCGTGGTGGCCGACGACCCGGAAACCGGAGCAGACGTGTGGTCCGGGGCTGACGACGACGCGGCGGAGGCGGCGGCAGTTGCGGTCGCGGCCCTCCTCACCCCCGCCGAGACGCTCGGCGACTACGACGAGTCGCGCGTTCGGTCGTTCTTCGAGGTGGGCGACCACGAACTGGCCGCGACCGGCGCGACCCTCGCCGAACTGGTCCACGAACGAGTCGCGTTGCTCGACGTGTCGAAGTAG
- a CDS encoding ArsR family transcriptional regulator — translation MTNADDRILEFLRNEGNGELVANPAVIAVNIGFSPHTVRERVGPLRSCELIEYHDGSRGLYRITDTGRDYLDGRLDDDAIADLEAILDGH, via the coding sequence ATGACCAACGCGGACGACCGAATCCTGGAGTTCCTCCGCAACGAGGGGAACGGCGAACTCGTCGCCAACCCCGCAGTGATCGCCGTCAACATCGGGTTCAGTCCGCACACCGTCCGGGAACGGGTCGGTCCGCTCCGAAGTTGTGAACTGATCGAGTACCACGACGGGAGTCGCGGACTCTACCGGATCACCGACACGGGACGCGACTACCTCGACGGGCGACTCGACGACGACGCCATCGCGGACCTCGAAGCGATCCTCGACGGCCACTGA
- a CDS encoding helix-hairpin-helix domain-containing protein yields MTDPARLEEFVGVGDVLAGRLREAGIETPSDVADAPVQRLTAVEGLSARLARSLKTQAGRPARESARTLGAAIRPSEWTITESQATHIEQLGLADRDKVLDSVADDLRDRLEPFERFHLPFFRRVCGRVVAPDPATGDLRPVPNATVTVYDTDCSFFGYFPHSSPFCWFYPFGRHRERIAQTRTDECGRFCVYVPWWDIDRVLRYRLERICLRDVVRPTIRDLLDPDDVPEVTPIPIPDPGPDPIRDRLRIGRGPRSRRSNRRVGSPSLSLDLDSPGRLSYLEGLVGRPDATELLTATDEQSFGGRRNRLDDLLRRPAFVDPTPPPLPDDLLGVDDWTQVEEYEFDVDPSVLDQIDPREYLGPFLRCHYVRIPTWETVYDVPDITFEVTQDTDGDGDEEPIYTEGYFEVRWDDVPSEVELVADPTARTVASCRTPDPELFVCTEPSIVSAEDMALRGPYHEDDGSVTSAPVGGYQRLVNRPRSASDGSRLATGEAPYAGTLQLHGCSRVGDATHYRVVYRHKPDVDATDWSATQPFTGLHWHVPVLFDADPYPVEPGANGWYENLTVQAIEDHYGQTFAADEPQDLVVFPYLLLQWPTHRYPNGRYDLRVQVGVEDGSGGTTITDQSSWMPMVVDNTNPTARIQSLEWWHDSESPADARDLLATDAGGDPTCPVIRRANEAVHVRVGYHVSTPHLRDLRLRILGCSPPEGPSAPNPSIDSASPPNGPLGSGTVYRYWHDHVDADTRTGSVTFTVDASDPDGAYTVALDAYSRAYNPGSHPMNPDWDGDGTPRHVHPRQGIAIVTT; encoded by the coding sequence ATGACCGACCCGGCGAGACTCGAGGAGTTCGTCGGTGTCGGCGACGTGCTTGCGGGTCGGTTACGGGAGGCCGGCATCGAGACACCGAGTGACGTCGCCGACGCGCCGGTACAGCGGTTGACGGCGGTCGAGGGGCTCTCGGCCAGACTCGCCCGGAGTCTGAAGACGCAGGCCGGTCGCCCGGCCCGCGAGTCCGCACGGACGCTCGGCGCGGCGATCAGACCGTCCGAGTGGACGATCACCGAGTCGCAGGCGACCCACATCGAGCAGTTGGGACTCGCAGACCGCGACAAGGTACTCGACTCGGTCGCCGACGACCTCCGGGACCGACTGGAACCCTTCGAACGGTTCCACCTGCCCTTCTTTCGGCGCGTCTGCGGGCGGGTGGTCGCGCCCGACCCCGCGACCGGCGACCTTCGGCCGGTGCCGAACGCGACGGTCACGGTGTACGACACCGACTGCTCCTTCTTCGGGTACTTCCCGCACTCCTCGCCGTTCTGCTGGTTCTACCCCTTCGGCCGCCACCGGGAGCGCATCGCACAGACCCGCACCGACGAGTGCGGCCGGTTCTGCGTCTACGTCCCGTGGTGGGACATCGACCGCGTCCTCCGGTACCGACTCGAACGCATCTGTCTCCGGGACGTGGTTCGACCGACTATCCGGGATCTGCTCGATCCCGACGACGTTCCGGAGGTGACGCCGATCCCGATTCCGGACCCGGGACCGGATCCCATCCGAGACCGACTCCGGATCGGACGCGGACCCCGGTCTCGCCGATCGAACCGGCGTGTCGGGTCGCCGTCGCTGTCACTGGACCTCGACAGCCCCGGTCGGCTGTCGTACCTCGAAGGGTTGGTCGGCCGGCCCGACGCGACCGAGTTGCTGACCGCGACCGACGAGCAGTCGTTCGGCGGTCGCCGGAACCGACTCGACGACCTGCTCCGGCGACCCGCGTTCGTCGATCCGACGCCGCCGCCGCTGCCGGACGACCTCCTCGGCGTCGACGACTGGACACAGGTCGAGGAGTACGAGTTCGACGTGGACCCGTCGGTGCTCGATCAGATCGACCCCCGCGAGTATCTCGGCCCGTTCCTCCGGTGCCACTACGTCCGCATCCCGACGTGGGAGACGGTGTACGACGTGCCCGACATCACCTTCGAGGTGACACAGGACACGGACGGCGACGGCGACGAGGAACCGATCTACACCGAGGGCTACTTCGAGGTCCGGTGGGACGACGTGCCGAGCGAGGTGGAACTCGTCGCCGACCCGACCGCCAGAACCGTCGCGTCCTGCCGGACGCCGGACCCGGAACTGTTCGTCTGCACCGAACCGTCCATCGTCTCGGCCGAGGACATGGCCCTCCGGGGGCCGTACCACGAGGACGACGGGAGCGTGACGAGCGCACCCGTCGGCGGCTACCAGCGACTGGTGAACCGACCACGGAGCGCCTCGGACGGGTCGCGGCTGGCGACCGGGGAAGCGCCCTACGCCGGCACACTCCAACTCCACGGCTGTTCCCGCGTCGGCGACGCGACCCACTACCGCGTCGTCTACCGACACAAGCCGGACGTGGACGCGACCGACTGGTCGGCGACACAGCCGTTCACGGGGCTGCACTGGCACGTCCCGGTGCTGTTCGACGCCGATCCCTACCCCGTCGAACCGGGCGCGAACGGCTGGTACGAGAACCTGACCGTGCAGGCGATCGAGGACCACTACGGCCAGACCTTCGCGGCCGACGAGCCACAGGACCTGGTCGTCTTCCCGTACCTGCTCCTGCAGTGGCCGACCCACCGCTACCCGAACGGCCGGTACGACCTCAGGGTGCAGGTCGGCGTGGAAGACGGGAGCGGCGGGACGACGATCACCGACCAGAGTTCGTGGATGCCGATGGTGGTGGACAACACGAACCCGACCGCTCGCATCCAGTCGCTGGAGTGGTGGCACGACAGCGAGTCGCCGGCGGACGCGCGGGACCTGCTGGCGACCGACGCCGGCGGCGACCCCACCTGTCCGGTGATCCGGCGGGCAAACGAGGCGGTTCACGTCCGCGTCGGCTACCACGTCTCGACGCCGCACCTGCGGGACCTCAGGCTCCGCATCCTCGGCTGTAGTCCGCCCGAGGGGCCGAGCGCGCCGAACCCGAGCATCGACTCGGCGAGTCCGCCGAACGGCCCGCTCGGGTCGGGGACGGTCTACCGCTACTGGCACGACCACGTCGACGCCGACACCCGAACCGGGTCGGTCACGTTCACCGTCGACGCGAGCGACCCGGACGGGGCGTACACGGTCGCGCTGGACGCCTACAGTCGGGCGTACAACCCCGGCTCACACCCGATGAACCCCGACTGGGACGGCGACGGGACGCCGCGTCACGTCCACCCGCGACAGGGGATCGCCATCGTGACGACCTGA
- a CDS encoding alpha-amylase family protein, with product MTRPALDPPDWYRDAVVYSLDVKTFNDTDGDGWGDIQGVVDRLGYLDGLGVDCIWLRPFYPSPLNDNGYDVADYYGVDSRLGTLGDFVDLVEAAHERGLRILVDMVFNHTSVEHSWFQRARADETSKYHDYYLWTRDVESAYKRGNIFPEYEDGVWSYDEVADKHYYHQFYSHQPDLNVANPEVRREIHEILEFWLELGVDGFRIDAAHPMTEPKGHDAIGIEDPDWLYREMKKTVRETKSDAVLLAEADDQPEELHRYFGEGEAFDMLFNFVLNSHLVYGVAVEDTWPLHRAFEVLPDVSGYGQWANFLRNHDEFNLLKLPHEAFHHAKDFFGGDGDESWLFGRGHRLRLADLYAGDHDRIALAHSLLLSLPGTPVLLSGDEIGMGADLDLPERESVRTPMQWSDNRNAGFSSADPDDLYNPVVDEGEFGYDRINVADQLTDADSLLNRIERLIDARHLCSEISDGHLSVPDVDPKEVWVHRIDQSGTVLLCAHNTASEERQVTVGFDAPDETTARVAGDGDYEIGEGTCTFDLAPCDYVWLRGDTRGERVPLGEP from the coding sequence ATGACGCGGCCAGCACTCGACCCGCCGGACTGGTACCGGGACGCGGTCGTCTACTCGCTCGACGTGAAGACGTTCAACGACACCGACGGCGACGGCTGGGGTGACATCCAGGGCGTCGTCGACCGACTCGGCTATCTCGACGGTCTCGGCGTCGACTGCATCTGGCTCCGCCCCTTCTACCCGAGTCCGCTGAACGACAACGGCTACGACGTGGCCGACTACTACGGCGTCGACTCCCGCCTGGGGACGCTCGGCGACTTCGTCGACCTCGTGGAGGCGGCCCACGAGCGCGGCCTGCGCATCCTCGTGGACATGGTGTTCAACCACACCTCGGTCGAACACTCGTGGTTCCAGCGCGCCCGCGCCGACGAGACCTCGAAGTACCACGACTACTACCTCTGGACCCGCGACGTCGAGTCGGCGTACAAGCGCGGGAACATCTTCCCGGAGTACGAAGACGGCGTCTGGAGCTACGACGAGGTGGCGGACAAACACTACTACCACCAGTTCTACAGCCACCAGCCGGACCTGAACGTCGCCAACCCCGAGGTCCGCCGGGAGATCCACGAGATCTTAGAGTTCTGGCTCGAACTCGGCGTCGACGGCTTCCGCATCGACGCGGCCCACCCGATGACCGAACCGAAGGGCCACGACGCGATCGGTATCGAGGACCCCGACTGGCTCTACCGCGAGATGAAGAAAACCGTCAGAGAGACCAAATCCGACGCCGTCCTGCTGGCGGAGGCCGACGACCAGCCGGAGGAACTCCACCGCTACTTCGGCGAGGGCGAGGCGTTCGACATGCTGTTCAACTTCGTGCTGAACTCACATCTCGTCTACGGGGTCGCCGTCGAGGACACCTGGCCGCTCCACCGCGCCTTCGAGGTCCTGCCGGACGTCTCGGGCTACGGCCAGTGGGCGAACTTCCTCCGGAATCACGACGAGTTCAACCTGCTCAAACTGCCACACGAGGCGTTCCACCACGCGAAGGACTTTTTCGGCGGCGACGGCGACGAGTCGTGGCTGTTCGGGCGGGGCCACCGCCTGCGACTCGCCGACCTCTACGCCGGCGACCACGACCGCATCGCGCTGGCCCACAGCCTCCTGCTGTCGCTACCGGGGACGCCCGTCCTGCTGTCGGGCGACGAGATCGGGATGGGTGCGGATCTTGACCTCCCGGAACGCGAGTCGGTCCGGACGCCGATGCAGTGGTCCGACAACCGCAACGCGGGGTTCTCGTCGGCCGACCCGGACGACCTCTACAACCCGGTCGTCGACGAGGGCGAGTTCGGCTACGATCGGATCAACGTCGCGGACCAGTTGACGGACGCCGACTCCCTGCTCAACCGGATCGAGCGCCTGATCGACGCCCGGCACCTCTGCTCGGAGATCAGCGACGGACACCTCTCGGTGCCCGACGTGGACCCGAAGGAGGTCTGGGTCCACCGCATCGACCAGTCGGGGACCGTCTTGCTGTGTGCGCACAACACCGCCAGCGAGGAGCGGCAGGTGACGGTCGGCTTCGACGCCCCCGACGAGACGACCGCTCGGGTGGCTGGCGACGGCGACTACGAGATCGGCGAGGGGACCTGCACGTTCGACCTCGCGCCGTGCGACTACGTCTGGCTCCGGGGCGACACGCGCGGCGAGCGCGTGCCGCTCGGCGAACCCTGA
- a CDS encoding TIGR00341 family protein produces the protein MRLVRTLVSDADSERVVAILDEENIDYVVTPEASAREDLLVVEFPVPEQALEVVFDRFEDAGVRADSYTVVTEAKAALSENMDDIEERFVVGEEEDSSIAAEELRSQALTLLPDAFTYYLLTCLSAVVATAGLLLDAPALVVGSMVIAPLVGSALTASVGTVLASREMILDGFKTQVYGLGVAVLGAITFGFILRSGLFLPPSLRPATTAQIAQRISPGLLSLTIGVCAGAAGAVGISTGISAALVGVMIAAALIPAAAAVGIGVVWTAPTIAFGAFVLLVVNVASIHVSSVAVFWYLGYRPDQWVPDDLRANASLRRFGPSLAVGGVLLVSVVLVGGLVSTHVTFEQSANAAVEETLAQEQYEDLELVRVQSAFNPGPLSGQPQEVTVTVRGPVGQTFPEVSDRIRDRLIAETDREPVVRVEFVTSQRSPPEHS, from the coding sequence ATGCGACTCGTTCGGACGCTCGTCTCCGACGCCGACAGCGAACGCGTCGTCGCGATCCTCGACGAGGAGAACATCGACTACGTCGTCACCCCGGAGGCGAGTGCGCGTGAGGATCTGCTCGTCGTCGAGTTTCCGGTCCCCGAACAGGCGCTCGAAGTCGTGTTCGACAGGTTCGAGGACGCCGGCGTGCGAGCGGACAGCTACACCGTCGTCACCGAGGCGAAAGCCGCGCTCTCGGAGAACATGGACGACATCGAGGAGCGGTTCGTCGTCGGCGAGGAGGAAGACAGCAGTATCGCCGCAGAAGAACTCCGGTCGCAGGCGCTCACCCTCCTCCCCGACGCGTTCACCTACTACCTGCTGACGTGTCTGAGCGCCGTGGTCGCGACGGCGGGACTCCTCCTCGACGCGCCGGCACTCGTCGTCGGGTCGATGGTCATCGCCCCGCTGGTCGGGTCGGCACTGACCGCGAGCGTCGGGACGGTGCTCGCCTCACGCGAGATGATCCTCGACGGCTTCAAGACGCAGGTGTACGGGCTGGGCGTCGCGGTGTTGGGTGCCATCACGTTCGGATTTATCCTCCGGAGCGGGCTCTTCCTCCCGCCGTCGCTCCGTCCCGCGACCACGGCACAGATCGCACAGCGCATCTCGCCCGGCCTGTTGTCGCTGACGATCGGCGTGTGTGCCGGTGCCGCAGGTGCGGTCGGTATCTCGACGGGTATCTCGGCCGCGCTCGTCGGCGTGATGATCGCCGCCGCGCTCATCCCGGCGGCGGCCGCAGTCGGCATCGGTGTCGTCTGGACCGCCCCGACGATCGCGTTCGGCGCGTTCGTCCTGCTCGTGGTGAACGTCGCGTCGATACACGTCTCCAGTGTCGCCGTCTTCTGGTATCTCGGCTATCGGCCCGACCAGTGGGTGCCGGACGACCTCCGGGCGAACGCCTCGCTTCGGCGGTTCGGTCCCTCGCTCGCCGTCGGAGGCGTCCTCCTCGTGTCGGTCGTGCTGGTCGGCGGACTCGTCTCGACACACGTCACCTTCGAGCAGTCGGCCAACGCCGCCGTCGAGGAGACGCTGGCACAAGAGCAGTACGAGGACCTCGAACTGGTTCGCGTCCAGTCGGCGTTCAACCCCGGACCGCTGTCTGGCCAGCCACAGGAGGTCACCGTCACGGTTCGCGGGCCGGTCGGACAGACGTTCCCCGAGGTGAGCGACCGGATCAGGGACCGGCTGATCGCCGAGACGGATCGTGAACCGGTCGTCCGCGTCGAGTTCGTGACCAGCCAGCGGTCGCCGCCCGAGCACTCGTGA
- a CDS encoding ABC transporter ATP-binding protein codes for MTAESVFDRYRADVTAPMRRLFSTYGEPRYRWFVIGVLANLIAQFASLLPPVVLGAAINVLTNEGAYRLPLVPAGVLPSGDLALFELSVLLIGGSFLLTGFFTWVYGIAANEFAHGVMHAVRVDCFEKLAALDMAFFDDKQTGEVMSILSSDTENLELFLDNALTNSVRLGAMLLGIGIVLFAENAYLAVVTLLVAPLMVAFTRWFMHRAEPLYAERRSSVGKLNTRLENAISGMELTKSTASESYEVGRVETASKRLFDDTMAMLKLSYFYRPGMELLAGVSFTLTFVVGGYWLFVGPPPLATGELGAGTFVTFLFLSQRFATPLAEVSNIVDQYENALASAERVFGLMDVPVGVADSEDAVAVESLSGQVEYDDVSFAYGDGPVGLAATSVAGAADDDATADGGTDAREATATDSGQVIDGVSFAAEPGETIALVGPTGAGKSTLAKLLLRLYDVTGGAVRVDGHDVRDLTLRSLRSQIGYVGQDTFLFDGTIAENIEYGDFEADDGAVREAAKAAEAHEFIQNLPDGYDTRVGERGVKLSGGQRQRIAIARVVLRDPPILVLDEATSAVDTETEYLIQRSLDALSEDRTTVAIAHRLSTVKDADRILVVEDGVVTERGSHSALLERDGLYADLWRVQAGDLASLPEGFRTRVGDDD; via the coding sequence ATGACAGCAGAGAGCGTCTTCGACCGCTACCGCGCCGACGTGACCGCCCCGATGCGTCGGCTCTTCTCGACCTACGGGGAACCACGGTATCGCTGGTTCGTGATCGGCGTCCTCGCCAACCTGATCGCGCAGTTCGCGTCGCTCCTGCCACCAGTCGTGCTCGGGGCCGCGATCAACGTCCTGACCAACGAGGGTGCCTACCGGCTTCCCCTCGTGCCGGCCGGCGTCCTCCCGTCGGGTGACCTCGCGCTGTTCGAGTTGTCGGTCCTGCTGATCGGCGGGTCGTTCCTCCTCACTGGCTTCTTCACGTGGGTCTACGGCATCGCCGCCAACGAGTTCGCTCACGGCGTGATGCACGCAGTACGGGTGGACTGTTTCGAGAAACTCGCCGCCCTCGACATGGCCTTCTTCGACGACAAACAGACCGGCGAGGTCATGTCCATCCTCTCGTCGGACACCGAGAACCTCGAACTCTTCTTGGACAACGCGCTGACGAACTCGGTGCGACTCGGGGCGATGCTCCTCGGCATCGGTATCGTCCTCTTCGCCGAGAACGCCTACCTCGCGGTCGTGACTCTGCTCGTCGCGCCGCTCATGGTCGCGTTCACCCGGTGGTTCATGCACCGGGCGGAACCGCTGTACGCCGAGCGCCGGTCGTCGGTCGGGAAGCTGAACACCCGTCTGGAGAACGCCATCTCGGGGATGGAACTCACGAAGTCGACCGCCAGCGAGTCCTACGAGGTCGGACGCGTCGAGACCGCCTCGAAACGGCTGTTCGACGACACGATGGCGATGCTGAAGCTCTCGTACTTCTACCGCCCGGGGATGGAACTGCTGGCCGGCGTCTCCTTCACGCTCACCTTCGTCGTCGGCGGCTACTGGCTGTTCGTCGGCCCGCCGCCGCTTGCGACCGGTGAACTCGGTGCGGGGACGTTCGTCACGTTCCTCTTTCTCTCCCAGCGGTTCGCCACGCCGCTGGCGGAGGTGTCGAACATCGTCGACCAGTACGAGAACGCGCTTGCATCGGCGGAGCGCGTCTTCGGTCTGATGGACGTCCCGGTCGGCGTCGCCGACAGCGAGGACGCGGTGGCCGTCGAGTCGCTGTCGGGGCAGGTGGAGTACGACGACGTGTCCTTCGCGTACGGCGACGGCCCCGTCGGACTGGCGGCGACGAGTGTGGCGGGCGCTGCCGACGACGACGCGACCGCGGACGGCGGGACGGACGCGAGGGAGGCGACGGCGACCGACTCTGGGCAGGTCATCGACGGCGTCAGCTTCGCGGCCGAACCGGGCGAGACCATCGCCCTCGTCGGCCCGACCGGCGCGGGGAAGTCGACGCTCGCCAAACTCCTCTTGCGCCTGTACGACGTGACCGGCGGCGCGGTTCGCGTGGACGGTCACGACGTCCGGGACCTGACCCTCCGGTCGCTCCGGTCGCAGATCGGCTACGTCGGACAGGACACGTTCCTCTTCGACGGGACCATCGCCGAGAACATCGAGTACGGGGACTTCGAGGCGGACGACGGGGCGGTTCGCGAGGCGGCGAAGGCCGCGGAGGCCCACGAGTTCATCCAGAACCTGCCGGACGGCTACGACACTCGCGTCGGCGAGCGCGGCGTGAAACTGTCCGGCGGGCAGCGCCAGCGCATCGCCATCGCACGGGTCGTCCTGCGCGACCCGCCGATTCTCGTGCTGGACGAGGCGACGTCGGCGGTCGACACCGAGACGGAGTACCTGATCCAGCGCTCGCTCGACGCACTCTCGGAAGACCGGACGACGGTCGCCATCGCCCACCGACTCTCGACCGTGAAGGACGCCGACCGGATTCTGGTCGTGGAAGACGGTGTGGTGACGGAGCGCGGGAGCCACTCGGCGTTGCTGGAGCGGGACGGGTTGTACGCCGACCTCTGGCGCGTGCAGGCCGGCGATCTGGCGTCGCTCCCGGAGGGGTTCCGGACGCGGGTCGGTGACGACGACTGA